From a region of the Gossypium raimondii isolate GPD5lz chromosome 10, ASM2569854v1, whole genome shotgun sequence genome:
- the LOC105778439 gene encoding rac-like GTP-binding protein RAC13 isoform X1 translates to MSTARFIKCVTVGDGAVGKTCMLISYTSNTFPTDYVPTVFDNFSANVVVDGSTVNLGLWDTAGQEDYNRLRPLSYRGADVFLLAFSLISKASYGNIYKKWIPELRHYARNVPVVLVGTKLDLRDDKQFLIDHPGATPISTSQGEELKKMIGAVTYIECSSKTQQVPEHNVKAVFDAAIKVALRPPKPKRKPCKRRTCAFL, encoded by the exons ATGAGCACTGCAAGATTTATCAAGTGTGTCACGGTCGGTGATGGAGCTGTGGGGAAAACTTGTATGCTCATTTCATATACTAGCAATACTTTCCCAACG gATTATGTTCCAACAGTATTTGATAACTTTAGTGCCAATGTGGTGGTGGATGGCAGCACAGTGAACCTTGGCCTATGGGACACTGCCG GGCAAGAAGATTATAATAGGCTAAGGCCACTGAGTTATAGAGGAGCTGATGTGTTTTTGTTGGCCTTTTCTCTTATAAGCAAGGCCAGTTATGGAAACATCTACAAAAag TGGATCCCAGAGCTAAGACATTATGCTCGTAATGTACCAGTTGTGCTTGTTGGAACCAAACTAG ATTTGCGAGATGACAAGCAGTTCCTCATTGATCACCCTGGAGCAACACCAATATCAACATCTCAG GGAGAAGAACTAAAAAAGATGATAGGAGCAGTTACGTATATAGAATGCAGCTCCAAAACCCAACAGGTACCCGAACAT AATGTGAAAGCTGTTTTCGATGCTGCAATAAAAGTAGCTTTGAGGCCACCAAAACCAAAGAGAAAGCCTTGCAAAAGGAGAACATGTGCTTTCCTTTGA
- the LOC105778439 gene encoding rac-like GTP-binding protein RAC13 isoform X4, translated as MSTARFIKCVTVGDGAVGKTCMLISYTSNTFPTDYVPTVFDNFSANVVVDGSTVNLGLWDTAGQEDYNRLRPLSYRGADVFLLAFSLISKASYGNIYKKWIPELRHYARNVPVVLVGTKLDLRDDKQFLIDHPGATPISTSQAKELKKMIGAVTYIECSSKTQQNVKAVFDAAIKVALRPPKPKRKPCKRRTCAFL; from the exons ATGAGCACTGCAAGATTTATCAAGTGTGTCACGGTCGGTGATGGAGCTGTGGGGAAAACTTGTATGCTCATTTCATATACTAGCAATACTTTCCCAACG gATTATGTTCCAACAGTATTTGATAACTTTAGTGCCAATGTGGTGGTGGATGGCAGCACAGTGAACCTTGGCCTATGGGACACTGCCG GGCAAGAAGATTATAATAGGCTAAGGCCACTGAGTTATAGAGGAGCTGATGTGTTTTTGTTGGCCTTTTCTCTTATAAGCAAGGCCAGTTATGGAAACATCTACAAAAag TGGATCCCAGAGCTAAGACATTATGCTCGTAATGTACCAGTTGTGCTTGTTGGAACCAAACTAG ATTTGCGAGATGACAAGCAGTTCCTCATTGATCACCCTGGAGCAACACCAATATCAACATCTCAGGCAA AAGAACTAAAAAAGATGATAGGAGCAGTTACGTATATAGAATGCAGCTCCAAAACCCAACAG AATGTGAAAGCTGTTTTCGATGCTGCAATAAAAGTAGCTTTGAGGCCACCAAAACCAAAGAGAAAGCCTTGCAAAAGGAGAACATGTGCTTTCCTTTGA
- the LOC105778439 gene encoding rac-like GTP-binding protein RAC13 isoform X2 — protein sequence MSTARFIKCVTVGDGAVGKTCMLISYTSNTFPTDYVPTVFDNFSANVVVDGSTVNLGLWDTAGQEDYNRLRPLSYRGADVFLLAFSLISKASYGNIYKKWIPELRHYARNVPVVLVGTKLDLRDDKQFLIDHPGATPISTSQAKELKKMIGAVTYIECSSKTQQVPEHNVKAVFDAAIKVALRPPKPKRKPCKRRTCAFL from the exons ATGAGCACTGCAAGATTTATCAAGTGTGTCACGGTCGGTGATGGAGCTGTGGGGAAAACTTGTATGCTCATTTCATATACTAGCAATACTTTCCCAACG gATTATGTTCCAACAGTATTTGATAACTTTAGTGCCAATGTGGTGGTGGATGGCAGCACAGTGAACCTTGGCCTATGGGACACTGCCG GGCAAGAAGATTATAATAGGCTAAGGCCACTGAGTTATAGAGGAGCTGATGTGTTTTTGTTGGCCTTTTCTCTTATAAGCAAGGCCAGTTATGGAAACATCTACAAAAag TGGATCCCAGAGCTAAGACATTATGCTCGTAATGTACCAGTTGTGCTTGTTGGAACCAAACTAG ATTTGCGAGATGACAAGCAGTTCCTCATTGATCACCCTGGAGCAACACCAATATCAACATCTCAGGCAA AAGAACTAAAAAAGATGATAGGAGCAGTTACGTATATAGAATGCAGCTCCAAAACCCAACAGGTACCCGAACAT AATGTGAAAGCTGTTTTCGATGCTGCAATAAAAGTAGCTTTGAGGCCACCAAAACCAAAGAGAAAGCCTTGCAAAAGGAGAACATGTGCTTTCCTTTGA
- the LOC105778439 gene encoding rac-like GTP-binding protein RAC13 isoform X3 — protein sequence MSTARFIKCVTVGDGAVGKTCMLISYTSNTFPTDYVPTVFDNFSANVVVDGSTVNLGLWDTAGQEDYNRLRPLSYRGADVFLLAFSLISKASYGNIYKKWIPELRHYARNVPVVLVGTKLDLRDDKQFLIDHPGATPISTSQGEELKKMIGAVTYIECSSKTQQNVKAVFDAAIKVALRPPKPKRKPCKRRTCAFL from the exons ATGAGCACTGCAAGATTTATCAAGTGTGTCACGGTCGGTGATGGAGCTGTGGGGAAAACTTGTATGCTCATTTCATATACTAGCAATACTTTCCCAACG gATTATGTTCCAACAGTATTTGATAACTTTAGTGCCAATGTGGTGGTGGATGGCAGCACAGTGAACCTTGGCCTATGGGACACTGCCG GGCAAGAAGATTATAATAGGCTAAGGCCACTGAGTTATAGAGGAGCTGATGTGTTTTTGTTGGCCTTTTCTCTTATAAGCAAGGCCAGTTATGGAAACATCTACAAAAag TGGATCCCAGAGCTAAGACATTATGCTCGTAATGTACCAGTTGTGCTTGTTGGAACCAAACTAG ATTTGCGAGATGACAAGCAGTTCCTCATTGATCACCCTGGAGCAACACCAATATCAACATCTCAG GGAGAAGAACTAAAAAAGATGATAGGAGCAGTTACGTATATAGAATGCAGCTCCAAAACCCAACAG AATGTGAAAGCTGTTTTCGATGCTGCAATAAAAGTAGCTTTGAGGCCACCAAAACCAAAGAGAAAGCCTTGCAAAAGGAGAACATGTGCTTTCCTTTGA